A single window of Melospiza georgiana isolate bMelGeo1 chromosome 6, bMelGeo1.pri, whole genome shotgun sequence DNA harbors:
- the FOXA1 gene encoding hepatocyte nuclear factor 3-alpha encodes MLGTVKMEGHETSDWNSYYADTQEAYSSVPVSNMNSGLGSMNTMNTYMTMNTMTTSGNMTSSSFNMSYANPGLGAGLSPGAVAGMPAGSAGPVNGMPAGVAAMGTALSPGGINAMSAQPAPMNGLSPYGGMNPCMSPMAYTQSNLGRTRDAKSFKRTYPHAKPPYSYISLITMAIQQAPSKMLTLSEIYQWIMDLFPYYRQNQQRWQNSIRHSLSFNDCFVKVARSPDKPGKGSYWTLHPDSGNMFENGCYLRRQKRFKCEKPANSKATQEGRKDQAGASNSSSNSPLHRGHNKPAQLDTATSLSSSNPSTSPQSMDHSGSSTELKTSASAASSTISSVPTLASVPHPPHSLAHEPQLHLKGDPHYSFNHPFSINNLMSSSEQQHKLDFKAYEQALQYSSYGASIPGGLPLGSASMAGRSSIEPSALEPSYYQGVYSRPVLNTS; translated from the exons ATGTTAGGGACTGTGAAAATGGAAGGGCATGAAACCAGCGACTGGAACAGCTACTACGCCGACACTCAGGAG GCCTATTCCTCGGTGCCCGTGAGCAACATGAACTCGGGGCTGGGCTCCATGAACACCATGAACACCTACATGACCATGAACACCATGACGACAAGCGGCAACATGACCTCCAGCTCCTTCAACATGTCCTACGCCAacccggggctgggggctgggctGAGTCCCGGCGCCGTGGCCGGCATGCCGGCAGGCTCGGCGGGGCCCGTGAACGGCATGCCGGCCGGCGTGGCCGCCATGGGCACGGCGCTGAGCCCCGGGGGCATCAACGCCATGTCTGCGCAGCCGGCCCCCATGAACGGGCTGAGCCCCTACGGCGGCATGAACCCCTGCATGAGCCCCATGGCCTACACCCAGTCCAACCTTGGCAGGACGCGGGACGCTAAGTCCTTCAAGCGGACCTACCCCCACGCCAAGCCGCCCTACTCCTACATCTCCCTCATCACCATGGCCATCCAGCAGGCACCCAGCAAGATGCTGACGCTGAGCGAGATCTACCAGTGGATCATGGACCTTTTCCCCTACTACCGACAGAATCAGCAGCGCTGGCAGAACAGCATCCGCCACTCGCTCTCTTTCAATGACTGTTTCGTCAAGGTGGCCCGGTCCCCCGACAAGCCCGGCAAGGGCTCCTATTGGACCCTGCACCCCGACTCCGGCAACATGTTTGAGAACGGCTGTTACCTCCGCCGGCAAAAGCGCTTCAAATGCGAGAAGCCGGCGAACAGTAAAGCCACTCAGGAGGGCAGGAAAGATCAGGCCGGGGCCTCTAATTCAAGCTCCAACTCCCCCCTGCACAGAGGCCACAACAAACCTGCGCAGCTGGACACGGCCACCTCTCTCTCCAGCTCCAACCCGTCCACCAGCCCTCAGTCTATGGACCACAGTGGATCAAGCACGGAGCTAAAGACCTCGGCCTCGGCCGCCTCCTCCACCatcagctctgtgcccacctTGGCCTCCGTCCCACACCCCCCTCACTCATTAGCTCACGAACCCCAGCTCCACCTCAAGGGTGATCCCCACTACTCCTTCAACCACCCGTTTTCCATCAACAATCTCATGTCCTCCtcggagcagcagcacaagctggACTTCAAAGCCTACGAGCAGGCTCTGCAATATTCCTCTTACGGGGCCAGCATCCCCGGCGGGCTGCCCCTTGGCAGCGCCTCCATGGCTGGCCGGAGCAGCATCGAGCCCTCGGCCCTAGAGCCCTCCTACTACCAAGGTGTGTATTCCAGACCCGTGCTAAACACCTCCTAG